A part of Rhinoderma darwinii isolate aRhiDar2 chromosome 1, aRhiDar2.hap1, whole genome shotgun sequence genomic DNA contains:
- the ATP5F1D gene encoding ATP synthase F(1) complex subunit delta, mitochondrial: MLSARGLLGLRRVVLGHVRCYAEAAPAGSPAMSFTFASPSQVFYNGANVKQVDVPTTTGMFGILANHVPTLQVLRPGLVTVLSEEGTTTKYFVSSGSVTVNADSSVQLLAEEAVTLDMLDPSTAKSNLEKALVELQSASDEVVKAEAQVNLEACEAIVKALE; the protein is encoded by the exons ATGCTGTCTGCCCGTGGTCTTTTGGGTCTCCGCCGGGTAGTACTGGGTCACGTAAGATGCTATGCCGAGGCTGCACCGGCTGGGTCACCAGCTATGAGCTTCACGTTCGCCTCCCCTAGCCAG GTGTTTTACAATGGTGCTAATGTGAAGCAAGTAGATGTTCCCACCACAACAGGAATGTTTGGAATCCTCGCAAATCATGTCCCCACGCTACAAGTTCTCAGGCCTGGCCTTGTCACAGTTCTCAGTGAAGAAGGGACCACAACCAAATACTTTG TGAGCAGCGGTTCAGTGACTGTGAATGCAGATTCCTCTGTGCAGCTGTTGGCTGAGGAAGCAGTGACTCTGGACATGCTGGATCCAAGT ACTGCAAAGTCAAACCTGGAAAAGGCCCTGGTAGAGCTGCAGAGTGCTAGCGATGAAGTTGTAAAGGCAGAGGCACAGGTGAACCTGGAGGCTTGTGAGGCTATTGTTAAAGCCCTGGAATAA